In Amaranthus tricolor cultivar Red isolate AtriRed21 chromosome 3, ASM2621246v1, whole genome shotgun sequence, a single window of DNA contains:
- the LOC130808348 gene encoding uncharacterized protein LOC130808348 yields the protein MNCLFWNIRGIGIGEKIVPIRSLVEKKKVTFMGLAETKHKRSVQNRLKRMWGNDDYDFCEVYASETNGGGVIAVWDKQTFIASSKHMGSRWILIEGCINSYNFECRVGVIYGHNDRMGRCAMFEEIKQRVVSINKPILMLGDFNVTLHAGERTGSYRCDRSMNDFSEWITDLRLLDLPLHGLKFTWRRNESKSRLDKALCFLINEWRNIPNVPLHNKLKILKTPLKAWRSANFDCMDNKIADFEVVIHDLEQKSDNRMLDTMEKARLNAANSFLHQWLIRRERIWRQRARSYGFKLKDHNSKFFLAATLYKKKEERD from the exons ATGAACTGCCTATTTTGGAATATTCGTGGTATAGGTATAGGCGAGAAAATTGTACCTATTAGATCTTTAGTCGAAAAAAAGAAAGTTACCTTCATGGGTCTTGCGGAAACTAAACACAAGAGATCTGTGCAAAATAGGTTGAAGAGGATGTGGGGTAacgatgactatgatttttgtgAAGTTTATGCTTCTGAGACGAACGGGGGCGGAGTGATCGCTGTGTGGGATAAACAAACTTTCATTGCCTCAAGTAAACACATGGGAAGTCGATGGATCCTTATTGAAGGGTGTATTAACTCATATAATTTTGAATGTCGTGTGGGTGTCATTTATGGGCATAATGATAGAATGGGAAGATGCGCTATGTTTGAAGAGATTAAACAGAGAGTGGTCAGTATCAACAAACCAATCCTGATGCTTGGTGACTTCAATGTCACATTACACGCAGGGGAAAGAACCGGATCTTACAGATGCGACCGTAGCATGAATGATTTCTCGGAATGGATTACAGACTTGAGACTACTTGATTTACCCTTACATGGACTGAAATTTACCTGGAGAAGGAATGAATCAAAAAGCAGACTGGATAAAGCTCTAT GCTTCCTGATTAATGAATGGCGCAACATCCCGAATGTGCCCCTACACAACAAACTGAAGATACTCAAAACCCCCCTCAAAGCTTGGCGGTCAGCAAATTTTGACTGTATGGATAACAAAATTGCAGATTTTGAAGTTGTGATCCATGATCTTGAACAAAAAAGTGATAACAGAATGCTAGATACTATGGAAAAGGCCAGACTGAATGCAGCCAATAGCTTCCTCCATCAGTGGCTCATCAGAAGAGAAAGAATATGGAGACAAAGAGCTCGATCATACGGCTTCAAACTAAAAGATCACAATTCAAAATTCTTTCTTGCCGCCactctttacaaaaaaaaagaagaaagagaTTAG